Proteins from a single region of Chloroherpeton thalassium ATCC 35110:
- a CDS encoding HesB/IscA family protein yields the protein MIDIKITKAAEEKIHDLTTSGEVEQGTIRVATGCAACGGLSFALDFNTKKKPDDALVPHDKWEFAVGREVQELVENITIDYVENEFGGNFIIETAYGTSACWW from the coding sequence ATGATTGACATCAAAATAACGAAGGCCGCCGAAGAAAAAATACACGATTTAACAACTTCCGGCGAAGTGGAGCAAGGGACAATTCGCGTAGCAACGGGCTGCGCTGCGTGCGGCGGACTTTCGTTCGCGCTCGACTTCAACACGAAAAAAAAACCTGACGATGCGTTAGTCCCTCACGACAAATGGGAATTTGCTGTGGGCAGGGAGGTTCAAGAGCTGGTGGAAAATATTACGATTGACTACGTCGAAAACGAGTTTGGCGGGAATTTTATTATTGAAACGGCGTACGGCACATCGGCTTGCTGGTGGTGA
- a CDS encoding KpsF/GutQ family sugar-phosphate isomerase, which yields MNANASFNQNTCTLNFIDLARQTLLLESKALEAVSTRLDEQFNAAVRLILNATGKVIITGMGKSGIIAQKIAATMTSTGTPAVFMHPSEAAHGDLGVVSKGDVVIGLSKSGTTEELLYILPALKQLQVQIIAMVGNVRSALALRADAVLDVAVEKEACPYDLAPTTSTTAMLAMGDALAMALMQAKKFSQYDFAVTHPSGALGKRLTMRVADIMATRERLPIIQDTVSFTGLLLEMTSKRFGAAIVVDGETGKLVGFFTDGDLRRIVQTGKDLSRLSAKDVMTPNPKYLTKETLAKDCLETMEAHRITQMIICDDAQKPIGIVHIHDLVSLGL from the coding sequence ATGAACGCTAATGCTTCGTTTAATCAAAACACATGCACCTTGAACTTTATTGATTTAGCCCGACAAACGCTTTTGCTGGAATCAAAAGCACTCGAGGCGGTATCTACACGACTTGATGAGCAATTCAACGCGGCGGTTCGTCTGATTTTGAATGCAACGGGTAAAGTGATTATTACCGGAATGGGAAAGTCCGGCATTATTGCGCAGAAAATTGCGGCCACAATGACTTCAACCGGCACGCCAGCCGTGTTTATGCACCCGTCTGAAGCGGCGCACGGCGATTTGGGCGTGGTTAGCAAAGGCGATGTGGTGATCGGGCTTTCCAAAAGTGGCACAACAGAAGAACTGCTTTACATCCTGCCAGCATTAAAGCAGCTTCAAGTTCAAATTATTGCAATGGTTGGAAATGTTCGTTCTGCTTTGGCGCTCCGAGCCGATGCCGTTTTGGACGTAGCGGTGGAAAAAGAAGCTTGTCCGTACGATCTTGCTCCAACCACATCCACAACTGCGATGCTGGCCATGGGCGATGCGCTTGCTATGGCTTTGATGCAAGCCAAAAAGTTTTCTCAATATGATTTTGCTGTTACGCATCCAAGTGGCGCGCTTGGCAAGCGGCTCACCATGCGCGTTGCGGATATTATGGCCACGCGGGAGCGGCTTCCCATCATTCAAGATACGGTCTCATTCACTGGATTGCTGCTGGAAATGACCTCAAAACGTTTTGGTGCGGCCATTGTGGTTGATGGAGAAACCGGAAAGTTAGTCGGGTTTTTCACCGATGGCGATCTTCGCAGAATTGTGCAAACGGGAAAAGATCTTTCTCGTCTTTCGGCAAAAGATGTGATGACGCCAAACCCAAAATATCTGACGAAAGAAACGCTTGCCAAAGACTGCTTAGAAACGATGGAAGCGCATCGCATCACCCAGATGATTATTTGCGATGATGCGCAAAAGCCCATTGGCATTGTGCATATTCACGATTTGGTTTCGCTTGGGCTTTGA
- the mutS gene encoding DNA mismatch repair protein MutS, which produces MAKSKIQKGKKDETPMMRQYDKIKSQYPGVILLFRVGDFYETFFDDAKAVSEALNIVLTRRSNGSSAEVPMAGFPHHAAENYVARLVKRGFRVALCDQVEDPKFARGVVKREVTDIVTPGVNFNDRILDEKRNNYLCAVHFAEIDRKREISGVAFIDVTTAEFQVAEVPLSGLKDLLQTVQPAEVIISKKNRSWKDSLRNMTYEELNFTELDEWMFSHDFAEQTLLGQFKTHSLKGFGVEEFSAGKVAASVILNYLEETQRGKLQYIKKISRFETADHIALDPQTKRNLEILYAMQTGAREGTLIDVIDKTVTAMGARLLKKWVGRPSRRMSQIQNRLDAVEVFLTRKDLKANLREAFKSICDMERVLARIATGRANPKEVLSLGGSLAQVPDFKAALLEIETPLVAELQNGLTATPELTEEIFRAINPETPATLNDGNVIREGYNAELDELRSLAGSAKEMLQKVQADERKKTGISSLKVQFNRVFGYYIEVSKANSEKVPDYYEKKQTLVNAERYTIPILKEYEEKILTAEERRITLEQELFSALRQRIAEDAETIQADAEHIATLDCLCSYAELAEKSNYVKPEIHENDVIDIKNGRHPVLEKIMPIDRKYVPNDCRLDVETRVQIITGPNMSGKSSFLRQVGLIVLLAQAGSYVPAESASIGLVDKIFTRVGASDNLAAGESTFLVEMNEAANILNNGTAQSLILLDEIGRGTSTYDGMSIAWAMTEFIHDAIGAKTLFATHYHELAELEEQLVRVKNFNATVEETEDTVIFLRKIVRGAADNSYGIEVAKMAGLPDKVISRAKAILAELEEGETEPTKKAQKNKKRIVPKEDLQISLFEMGDTKLRDALAEIDINKITPIEALIKLSELKHLAES; this is translated from the coding sequence ATGGCGAAGTCAAAAATACAAAAAGGTAAAAAAGATGAAACGCCGATGATGCGGCAGTACGATAAAATAAAATCGCAATATCCGGGCGTGATTCTGCTTTTTCGGGTGGGGGATTTTTACGAGACATTTTTTGACGACGCCAAAGCCGTTTCCGAAGCCTTGAACATCGTGCTGACGCGGCGCTCGAACGGCTCGTCCGCCGAAGTGCCGATGGCCGGTTTTCCGCATCACGCGGCGGAAAATTATGTAGCGCGGCTGGTGAAACGCGGCTTTCGCGTGGCGCTTTGCGACCAAGTCGAAGACCCGAAATTTGCGCGTGGCGTCGTCAAGCGCGAGGTGACGGACATTGTCACGCCCGGCGTGAATTTCAACGATCGCATTTTGGACGAAAAGCGCAACAACTACCTTTGCGCCGTTCATTTTGCCGAGATTGATAGAAAACGCGAAATCTCGGGCGTCGCGTTTATCGATGTTACGACGGCGGAATTTCAAGTGGCCGAAGTCCCGCTTTCCGGCCTCAAAGATTTGCTCCAGACCGTTCAGCCGGCGGAGGTCATTATTTCCAAAAAAAATCGCTCGTGGAAAGATAGCCTCCGAAACATGACCTACGAGGAACTCAATTTCACCGAGCTTGACGAGTGGATGTTTAGCCATGATTTTGCCGAACAAACGCTGCTCGGGCAGTTCAAAACGCACTCGCTCAAAGGGTTCGGCGTCGAGGAGTTTTCGGCGGGCAAGGTGGCAGCGTCCGTGATTTTGAATTACCTCGAGGAAACCCAACGCGGCAAGTTGCAATACATCAAAAAAATTTCCCGATTTGAGACCGCCGACCACATCGCCTTAGACCCGCAAACCAAGCGCAATTTGGAGATTTTATATGCCATGCAAACCGGCGCACGCGAAGGCACGCTCATCGATGTGATTGACAAAACCGTCACGGCGATGGGCGCGAGACTGCTCAAAAAATGGGTCGGACGCCCGTCGCGCCGGATGTCGCAAATTCAAAATCGCTTGGACGCTGTCGAGGTGTTTTTAACCCGAAAAGACCTCAAGGCGAATTTGCGCGAGGCGTTCAAATCGATTTGTGATATGGAGCGCGTGTTGGCCAGAATCGCAACCGGACGCGCCAACCCGAAAGAAGTGCTGAGCTTGGGCGGCTCGCTCGCGCAAGTGCCGGACTTCAAAGCGGCGCTTTTGGAAATTGAAACGCCGCTCGTCGCCGAACTCCAAAACGGCCTCACCGCCACGCCGGAACTGACGGAGGAAATTTTTCGGGCGATTAATCCCGAGACGCCCGCCACGCTGAACGACGGCAATGTGATTCGCGAGGGCTACAACGCGGAACTTGACGAATTGCGCTCGCTCGCCGGTTCGGCCAAAGAGATGCTTCAAAAAGTTCAGGCCGACGAGCGCAAGAAAACCGGCATTTCATCGCTCAAGGTGCAATTCAACCGCGTTTTCGGTTACTACATCGAGGTGAGCAAGGCCAATTCGGAAAAAGTGCCGGATTATTATGAGAAAAAGCAAACGCTCGTCAATGCCGAACGCTATACGATTCCGATTTTGAAGGAGTACGAGGAAAAGATTTTGACGGCGGAAGAGCGGCGCATCACGCTCGAGCAGGAGCTTTTTTCGGCGCTCCGGCAGCGCATCGCCGAAGACGCCGAGACAATTCAGGCCGATGCCGAGCACATTGCCACGCTCGATTGCCTTTGCTCGTATGCCGAGCTTGCGGAAAAAAGCAATTATGTAAAGCCGGAAATTCATGAGAACGATGTGATCGACATCAAAAACGGGCGGCATCCGGTGTTGGAAAAAATCATGCCGATTGACCGAAAATACGTGCCGAACGATTGCCGATTGGATGTGGAAACGCGCGTGCAAATTATCACGGGGCCGAACATGTCGGGCAAAAGTTCGTTTTTGCGACAAGTCGGGCTGATTGTCTTGCTGGCGCAAGCGGGAAGTTATGTGCCGGCGGAATCGGCGTCGATCGGGCTGGTGGATAAAATTTTTACGCGCGTGGGCGCATCGGACAACCTCGCGGCGGGCGAAAGCACTTTTTTGGTGGAAATGAACGAGGCCGCCAACATTTTGAACAACGGCACGGCGCAAAGCCTCATTTTGCTCGACGAAATCGGGCGCGGCACCAGCACCTACGACGGCATGTCCATCGCGTGGGCGATGACGGAATTTATCCACGACGCCATCGGCGCAAAGACGCTTTTCGCAACGCATTACCACGAACTGGCCGAATTGGAAGAGCAGCTCGTGCGCGTCAAAAACTTCAACGCGACGGTTGAGGAAACTGAGGATACGGTCATTTTTTTGCGAAAAATCGTGCGCGGCGCGGCGGACAACAGCTACGGCATTGAAGTCGCCAAAATGGCCGGCTTGCCCGATAAGGTTATCTCGCGGGCGAAAGCCATCTTGGCCGAACTGGAAGAGGGCGAAACCGAGCCGACAAAAAAAGCGCAGAAAAACAAAAAGCGCATCGTGCCGAAAGAAGATTTGCAAATCTCGCTCTTTGAAATGGGCGACACAAAATTGCGCGACGCGTTGGCTGAAATTGATATCAATAAAATAACGCCGATTGAAGCCTTGATAAAACTTTCAGAACTGAAGCATTTGGCCGAATCTTAA
- the rplU gene encoding 50S ribosomal protein L21 translates to MRALVEISDKQFFVTEGEKLFVPTQKAEAGDTLTFEKVLLQSDGAAASLSPSCKVTAKLLRHIKGDKVTVFKKKRRKRYRVTRGHRQGFSEIEILSVA, encoded by the coding sequence ATGCGGGCTCTTGTAGAAATTTCTGATAAACAGTTTTTTGTAACGGAAGGCGAAAAGCTTTTTGTTCCGACACAAAAAGCAGAAGCAGGCGACACCCTGACTTTTGAAAAAGTGCTTTTACAAAGCGACGGCGCGGCAGCAAGCCTTTCTCCGTCGTGCAAAGTAACAGCAAAACTTCTGCGCCACATTAAAGGCGATAAAGTTACCGTTTTTAAGAAGAAACGCCGTAAGCGCTACCGTGTAACACGCGGGCATCGCCAAGGATTCTCAGAAATTGAAATCCTTTCCGTTGCTTAA
- the rpmA gene encoding 50S ribosomal protein L27 gives MAHKKGGGSTKNGRDSNPQYLGVKAFGGQEVSAGSIIVRQRGTAFKPGKLVGIGRDHTIFALQSGKVFFRSGRNNKKFVDIIPA, from the coding sequence ATGGCTCATAAAAAAGGTGGAGGTTCTACCAAAAACGGTCGCGATAGTAACCCTCAGTATTTAGGCGTGAAAGCATTTGGCGGCCAGGAGGTTTCAGCAGGTTCAATTATCGTTCGCCAGCGCGGCACGGCATTTAAGCCGGGTAAGCTTGTTGGCATCGGACGCGATCACACCATCTTTGCCCTTCAATCAGGGAAAGTTTTCTTCCGTAGTGGCCGCAACAACAAAAAGTTTGTTGATATTATCCCTGCGTAA
- the mdh gene encoding malate dehydrogenase, whose translation MKITVIGAGNVGATATQRIVEKQLAREVVLVDVVDGVPQGKALDMYESAPVELFDTRVVGTTGYEETAGSDIILITAGRPRKPGMSRDDLLAMNTEIVKTVTEEAVSKSPNAIIIVVSNPLDVMTYVAYVRSGFPKERVIGMAGVLDTARFRTFIAMELNVSVQDVNAFVLGGHGDSMVPVVKYTTVAGIPISELLPQDRIAALVDRARKGGIEIVNYLKTGSAYYAPSASAVEMIDAIVNDRKRIMPCSAYVTGQYGLNDVFVGVPVKLGRGGVEQVLEINLDEADRNALQASANEVKESCEKVNSMMQ comes from the coding sequence ATGAAAATTACAGTAATCGGCGCTGGAAATGTTGGGGCAACGGCAACTCAACGCATTGTTGAAAAACAATTAGCACGTGAGGTTGTTCTCGTCGATGTTGTCGACGGTGTGCCTCAAGGCAAAGCGTTGGATATGTATGAATCGGCACCTGTTGAGCTTTTTGATACTCGTGTTGTGGGTACAACTGGGTATGAAGAAACTGCGGGCTCCGATATTATTCTTATCACTGCTGGAAGACCTCGCAAACCTGGCATGAGTCGAGATGACCTGTTGGCTATGAATACTGAAATTGTGAAAACAGTGACTGAAGAGGCTGTCTCGAAATCACCGAATGCAATTATTATTGTTGTTTCAAATCCCTTGGATGTGATGACCTACGTGGCTTATGTGAGAAGTGGATTTCCGAAAGAGCGGGTAATTGGCATGGCTGGTGTTCTCGATACAGCCCGCTTTCGTACATTTATCGCAATGGAGCTCAATGTTTCTGTGCAAGATGTTAATGCCTTTGTTCTGGGAGGACATGGCGATTCAATGGTGCCGGTTGTGAAATACACCACTGTAGCCGGGATTCCTATTTCGGAACTGCTGCCGCAAGATCGCATTGCTGCACTCGTTGATCGCGCCAGAAAAGGCGGCATTGAAATTGTCAATTATTTGAAAACCGGCTCAGCTTACTACGCACCATCCGCTTCTGCTGTTGAAATGATCGACGCTATTGTCAATGACCGCAAGCGCATTATGCCATGTTCGGCGTATGTAACCGGCCAATATGGATTGAACGATGTTTTCGTCGGCGTTCCTGTAAAATTAGGTCGCGGTGGCGTTGAACAAGTTCTTGAAATCAATTTGGATGAAGCAGATCGCAACGCACTTCAGGCATCGGCCAACGAAGTGAAGGAAAGCTGCGAGAAAGTTAATTCCATGATGCAGTAA
- a CDS encoding M61 family metallopeptidase yields MNKGRDFFRVKAELFAFFAILMFFASGCQSSAPSTASVQPSPAARVLYQVDATDTTHGLYRVSLSVENLSLPHEIKFSMPSWAPGAYEFFQFGKYVQNLRAITTSGDEIFPTEIETGSWLFQDADEIKSICYSVAETQSSQLFWPEKTILNGRYGYANSTNVFGYIWGLKALPCQVIFSVPDSFQVASPLETSPNSKICLAKNYDELVDSPFILGKYERHDFFVQGKPHSLILLIDSTVKRDPSLEIVNSIFDKNELYKKRFSFRADSLLAVTKEIVQAHYNFYKELPYEKYIFIHHLTPMRYSEMYGALEHRQASAYHLPLFNWEKARQHQITSTVSHEFFHVWNPKKIFSDRLTAFDYQAKCHTKNMWFVEGVTDYYADLLLVKSGVIPKELFFANLLQRYQYWELDKDDYDANLEKLSLEIASIESLDEILPLYVKGTLVAMMLDVELRLQTKNRFGLDSLMLTMNKIYGNTGKAFQDDSLMTIINRLSGADVSAFYEKYISGTAPIPFDKYLYKAGLLLNRSVSEKPFMGFSASPDSAGAFFADYVSEGSTAQEIGLKPDDIILSINQVKAENSADFLRQFLSAEVYQNKKDISVTVLRKGMSKVLKGKIVWRKAIDDAIVPFPDPIKSQKDIYKSILSLP; encoded by the coding sequence ATGAATAAAGGTAGAGATTTTTTCCGTGTCAAAGCGGAGCTTTTCGCATTTTTCGCAATTTTAATGTTTTTTGCAAGTGGATGTCAGAGTTCGGCGCCGAGCACCGCGTCGGTTCAGCCATCGCCTGCCGCGCGAGTGCTTTATCAGGTTGACGCCACCGACACAACGCATGGCCTTTATCGTGTTTCGCTTTCAGTTGAAAATCTTTCTCTCCCTCATGAAATCAAGTTTTCGATGCCTTCCTGGGCGCCGGGCGCGTATGAATTTTTTCAGTTTGGAAAATACGTGCAAAATCTTCGCGCCATAACAACTTCAGGAGATGAAATTTTCCCAACAGAAATTGAAACGGGCTCTTGGCTATTTCAAGATGCCGATGAAATTAAAAGCATTTGCTACTCGGTTGCTGAAACCCAGTCGTCGCAGCTTTTTTGGCCGGAAAAAACCATTCTCAATGGCCGCTACGGCTACGCGAATTCAACCAATGTGTTTGGTTATATCTGGGGTTTAAAAGCCCTGCCTTGCCAAGTGATATTTTCCGTGCCCGATTCGTTTCAAGTTGCCTCGCCATTAGAAACTTCGCCAAATTCAAAAATTTGCCTTGCAAAAAATTATGATGAGCTGGTCGATAGTCCATTCATTTTAGGAAAATACGAGCGGCATGATTTCTTTGTGCAGGGCAAGCCGCACAGCCTCATTTTGCTCATCGATAGCACGGTAAAGCGCGATCCTTCCTTAGAAATCGTCAATTCCATTTTTGATAAAAACGAGCTTTATAAAAAAAGATTTTCTTTTAGAGCTGATTCGCTGTTGGCGGTTACAAAGGAAATTGTTCAAGCGCATTATAATTTTTATAAAGAGTTGCCTTACGAAAAATACATATTTATTCATCACCTAACGCCAATGCGATATTCAGAAATGTACGGTGCGTTGGAGCATCGGCAAGCATCGGCATATCATCTACCACTTTTCAATTGGGAAAAAGCTCGGCAGCATCAGATTACGAGCACAGTAAGCCATGAGTTTTTTCATGTGTGGAATCCAAAAAAGATTTTCTCCGACCGACTTACGGCGTTTGATTATCAGGCCAAGTGCCATACCAAAAATATGTGGTTCGTGGAAGGCGTCACGGACTACTACGCCGACTTGCTTTTAGTAAAGTCCGGCGTGATTCCGAAAGAACTATTTTTTGCAAACTTGCTGCAACGCTATCAGTATTGGGAATTGGATAAGGATGATTACGACGCTAATCTGGAAAAATTAAGTTTGGAAATCGCCTCGATCGAAAGCTTAGACGAAATTCTTCCGCTGTATGTGAAAGGGACGCTGGTGGCGATGATGTTGGATGTTGAGCTCCGGCTTCAAACGAAAAATCGGTTTGGGCTCGATAGCCTCATGCTCACGATGAATAAAATATATGGCAACACGGGAAAAGCTTTTCAGGACGATTCGCTGATGACAATTATCAACAGGCTATCCGGTGCAGATGTTTCCGCATTTTATGAAAAGTACATATCGGGCACCGCGCCGATTCCTTTCGATAAATATCTTTATAAAGCGGGGTTGTTGTTAAATCGCAGCGTATCGGAAAAGCCGTTCATGGGTTTTTCGGCAAGTCCCGATTCGGCAGGCGCGTTTTTCGCCGATTATGTGTCCGAAGGTTCAACGGCGCAAGAAATCGGGTTAAAGCCGGATGATATTATCCTTTCCATCAACCAGGTGAAAGCGGAGAACTCGGCGGATTTTCTACGGCAATTTCTTTCAGCGGAGGTGTATCAAAATAAGAAAGATATTTCCGTTACGGTGTTAAGAAAAGGGATGTCGAAAGTGCTGAAGGGAAAAATCGTTTGGAGAAAAGCGATTGATGATGCCATTGTGCCTTTTCCAGACCCAATCAAAAGTCAGAAAGACATTTACAAATCGATCCTTTCTTTGCCATAA
- the hisF gene encoding imidazole glycerol phosphate synthase subunit HisF codes for MLAKRIIPCLDVKNGRVVKGVQFEELRDAGSILEQAKFYNDELADELVFLDISASIESRRTTLEEVLKVSEQVFIPLTVGGGINSVERAREAFLHGADKVSVNTSAVKEPTLISELAERFGSQAVVVAIDIKNVGSHYEVFTHSGKTPTGLDTLEWAHKVVELGAGEILLTSMDRDGTQKGYDNVILKEISTSVGVPVIASGGAGNLQHLYEGFSIGMADAALAASIFHFRQHSVREAKAFLQEKGIAIRL; via the coding sequence ATGCTTGCAAAACGAATTATCCCTTGCCTTGATGTCAAAAATGGGCGTGTAGTGAAAGGCGTGCAATTTGAAGAATTGCGCGATGCCGGCTCAATTTTGGAACAAGCAAAATTTTATAATGACGAACTGGCTGACGAGCTTGTTTTTTTAGATATTTCTGCATCGATCGAGTCGCGGCGAACGACGCTGGAAGAAGTGCTGAAGGTTTCGGAACAGGTGTTTATTCCCCTGACGGTTGGCGGCGGCATTAATTCCGTTGAACGCGCGCGCGAAGCGTTTTTGCACGGCGCCGACAAAGTTTCCGTGAATACCTCAGCCGTCAAAGAGCCAACACTGATTTCCGAACTGGCAGAACGATTCGGCTCGCAGGCGGTTGTCGTTGCCATTGATATCAAAAATGTTGGAAGCCATTATGAGGTTTTCACGCATTCGGGCAAAACGCCAACCGGCCTCGATACGTTGGAATGGGCGCACAAAGTGGTTGAACTCGGCGCCGGTGAAATTCTTTTGACCAGCATGGACAGAGACGGCACACAAAAAGGCTACGACAATGTGATTTTGAAGGAAATTTCCACTTCCGTTGGCGTTCCTGTAATTGCATCGGGTGGCGCTGGGAATTTGCAGCATCTTTACGAAGGCTTTTCCATCGGCATGGCCGATGCGGCGCTGGCCGCCTCGATTTTCCATTTTCGCCAGCATTCGGTTCGTGAGGCAAAAGCATTTTTGCAAGAAAAAGGCATTGCGATTCGACTATAA